Proteins encoded together in one Bacteroides zoogleoformans window:
- the tnpA gene encoding IS66 family insertion sequence element accessory protein TnpA, which yields MNRSKFEELELQVQQSALPLKLYLQQAGVSYSTYHYWRKKCAAETDSLKQELAPISFKRPTAELTLGEQVPHGVALLFPPTVSVPTSGADPRSC from the coding sequence ATGAACAGATCCAAATTTGAAGAATTGGAATTGCAGGTTCAACAAAGCGCCCTGCCATTGAAGTTGTACCTGCAACAGGCAGGTGTAAGTTATTCAACCTATCATTACTGGCGTAAAAAATGTGCCGCAGAAACAGACAGTCTGAAACAGGAGTTGGCTCCCATCAGTTTCAAGCGCCCCACTGCAGAACTGACCTTGGGTGAACAGGTGCCGCATGGTGTAGCCCTGCTTTTCCCCCCAACGGTCTCCGTGCCCACTTCGGGAGCGGATCCGAGAAGCTGTTGA
- the tnpB gene encoding IS66 family insertion sequence element accessory protein TnpB (TnpB, as the term is used for proteins encoded by IS66 family insertion elements, is considered an accessory protein, since TnpC, encoded by a neighboring gene, is a DDE family transposase.) — protein MPMFSLNDTMRYFLCPGRTDMRKGISSLCGLVHEKMKSEVRNGDVFIFVGSSLNLMKLLHAEDGGMVMYVKRLEAGRFKLPEYDPESNSYPMEWRDLVMMVEGIQENPQQRLRRLRAERKEYHV, from the coding sequence ATGCCCATGTTTAGCCTGAACGATACGATGCGCTACTTTCTGTGTCCCGGCAGGACAGATATGCGCAAGGGCATCAGTTCGCTGTGCGGACTGGTGCATGAGAAGATGAAGAGCGAAGTGAGGAACGGTGACGTGTTCATCTTTGTCGGGTCCAGCCTCAATCTCATGAAACTGCTTCATGCGGAAGACGGCGGCATGGTGATGTACGTCAAACGGCTGGAGGCAGGTCGCTTCAAACTGCCGGAATACGATCCCGAATCAAACAGCTATCCCATGGAATGGCGTGACCTGGTAATGATGGTTGAAGGCATTCAGGAGAATCCGCAGCAGAGGCTCCGGCGGCTTAGGGCCGAGCGTAAAGAGTACCATGTATAA